GTCTCAATGAGGCCGGGGAGATTCTATGAGGAAGCGTCAGGCGGTGGCGGCGAGCAGCGGGGCGAAGGGATCGGTCAGCTGGCGCTCGCGGTAGCGCTCCGCCAGACGCCGGGTGTCGTAGTCGAAGCGCCGGAAGTTGACGTCCACTCCCTTGCCGATGTTTCCCGTATAGACCACCGTATAGCCGGTCCGTGCGTCCCCCGGGGACGGGATTCCGACGCTCCCCACGCCGATGAAATGGTGCGATTTCACCTGCCGGTGGAAGTGCCGATGGGTGTGGCCGAAAAGTATCACGTCCACCGCCGCCGCCTTCGCATACTCGCGAAAGGTGAGCTCGTCGGTCTCCTCGAAGAGATAGGTCACCGCGTCGATCGGGTTGGCGTGCACCAGGAGGAAGCTCATGCCCCCCTCGCTGAAGCGAACCTCGAAGGGCAGGTT
This genomic window from Candidatus Polarisedimenticolia bacterium contains:
- a CDS encoding metallophosphoesterase family protein yields the protein MKLIVLGDIHGNLPALEKCLAEARREGYDRILHAGDLVGYGPDTDAVIQALKGSGIGGVRGNWDEAVAWEMDTPGVWHPDLRTAEAGRISYAPTCENTTPIGRSLLGNLPFEVRFSEGGMSFLLVHANPIDAVTYLFEETDELTFREYAKAAAVDVILFGHTHRHFHRQVKSHHFIGVGSVGIPSPGDARTGYTVVYTGNIGKGVDVNFRRFDYDTRRLAERYRERQLTDPFAPLLAATA